In Streptomyces puniciscabiei, a single genomic region encodes these proteins:
- a CDS encoding RRQRL motif-containing zinc-binding protein has translation MSVRFWDPDGEKFGIPTYPLHLAPDGLATRRQLRARGLRPGGQEVAAQLMWRYSRGIAVAYLYRLDLAKPVRPMTPARWRAHEAMMRPRRICTACGKDVGYVVRTSTGLCEPCDPTLMTA, from the coding sequence GTGAGCGTCCGGTTCTGGGATCCCGACGGCGAGAAGTTCGGCATCCCCACCTACCCCCTGCACCTGGCCCCGGACGGGTTGGCCACGCGTCGGCAACTGCGGGCGCGTGGTCTTAGGCCGGGCGGTCAGGAGGTGGCGGCGCAGTTGATGTGGCGCTACTCGCGCGGTATCGCCGTCGCCTATCTCTACCGCCTGGACCTGGCCAAGCCCGTGAGGCCGATGACCCCGGCCCGCTGGCGGGCGCACGAAGCGATGATGCGCCCCCGCCGGATCTGCACCGCGTGTGGCAAGGACGTCGGTTACGTCGTGCGCACCTCCACCGGCCTGTGCGAGCCGTGTGACCCCACCCTCATGACCGCCTGA
- a CDS encoding DUF3631 domain-containing protein translates to MTPTIDGAALLDEVEAFHRRFNVFPTEAAYVAVALWDAHAHLLDCFDSTPRLAFLSPEPGSGKSRALEIVETLVPQPMTAVNASAAALFRSVSNPNGRPTILFDEIDTIFGPKAGDNEELRGFLNAGHRRTGVTYRCIGDGGNQTVQAFPSYAGVAVAGLGNLPDTIMTRSVIIRMRRRARNERIEPFRARIHEAEGHQLRDRLAQWAEHARGFVMGAWPDMPDGVTDRPADVWEPLLAVADAAGGAWPERARAACVTLVTASKTNDKGSLGIRLLTDLRDHVMVGIDRLPTVAILDRLNALDDAPWADLHGKPLDNRRLSKMLAEYMTADTEPITSRNIKTAGSVLKGYYAADLRDAWARYCPPPPESPLPPLPDTENAA, encoded by the coding sequence ATGACCCCCACCATCGACGGGGCCGCGCTGCTGGACGAGGTGGAAGCGTTCCACCGGCGTTTCAACGTCTTCCCGACCGAGGCCGCCTACGTCGCTGTCGCGCTGTGGGACGCCCACGCGCACCTGCTGGACTGCTTCGACTCCACCCCGCGTCTGGCCTTCCTGTCCCCGGAACCGGGCTCCGGTAAGTCCCGCGCGCTGGAGATCGTGGAAACCCTCGTCCCGCAGCCCATGACGGCCGTCAACGCGTCCGCCGCCGCCCTGTTCCGATCCGTCTCCAACCCCAACGGCCGGCCGACGATCCTGTTCGACGAGATCGACACGATCTTCGGACCGAAGGCGGGAGACAACGAGGAACTACGCGGATTCCTCAACGCCGGACACCGCCGCACCGGGGTCACCTACCGGTGCATCGGCGACGGCGGCAACCAGACTGTGCAGGCCTTCCCCTCGTACGCCGGGGTCGCCGTCGCCGGACTCGGCAACCTGCCCGACACGATCATGACCCGCTCCGTCATCATCCGGATGCGCCGCCGGGCGCGCAACGAACGCATCGAACCCTTCCGGGCCCGCATCCACGAGGCGGAAGGCCACCAGCTCCGTGATCGACTCGCCCAATGGGCCGAACACGCCCGCGGGTTCGTCATGGGAGCCTGGCCCGACATGCCCGACGGCGTCACCGACCGCCCGGCGGACGTGTGGGAACCCCTGCTCGCCGTCGCCGACGCCGCCGGCGGCGCCTGGCCCGAACGGGCTCGCGCGGCGTGCGTGACGCTGGTGACCGCCTCCAAGACCAACGACAAGGGCAGCCTGGGAATCCGGCTACTGACCGACCTGCGCGACCACGTCATGGTCGGCATCGACCGGCTGCCCACCGTCGCCATCCTGGACCGGCTCAACGCCCTAGACGACGCCCCATGGGCCGACCTGCATGGCAAGCCTCTCGACAACCGGCGCCTGTCCAAGATGCTCGCCGAGTACATGACGGCCGACACCGAGCCGATCACCTCCCGCAACATCAAGACCGCCGGAAGCGTCCTCAAGGGCTACTACGCCGCCGATCTGCGCGACGCGTGGGCCCGCTACTGCCCCCCTCCTCCGGAAAGTCCGCTACCTCCGCTACCGGACACGGAAAACGCGGCCTGA
- a CDS encoding DNA cytosine methyltransferase: protein MTASVLPLRRPNGLRVLDLCCGAGGLSMGYYLAGFDVVGVDIHPQPNYPFTFVQADGLEYCADHGHAFDLVHGSWPCERYATVTRWRGNPDNHPDLISPGRKVMQATGRPWVMENVPETAAAGLLRPDYLLCGTQFGLSLRRHRVFETSWGGGGDLVPPCWHRKGLLAFEHKGERAYADAMGCTWMTNLEARKAVPPAYTRFIAAQYLALEGRTAA, encoded by the coding sequence ATGACGGCGAGCGTGCTGCCGCTGCGGCGACCCAACGGCCTGCGGGTGCTGGACCTGTGCTGCGGTGCCGGGGGCCTGTCCATGGGCTACTACCTGGCCGGGTTCGACGTCGTCGGCGTCGACATCCACCCCCAGCCCAACTACCCCTTCACCTTCGTCCAGGCCGACGGCCTGGAGTACTGCGCCGATCACGGCCACGCCTTCGACTTGGTCCACGGGTCGTGGCCGTGCGAGCGCTACGCCACCGTCACCAGGTGGCGCGGCAACCCGGACAACCATCCCGACCTGATCAGCCCCGGCCGCAAGGTCATGCAGGCGACCGGGCGGCCGTGGGTGATGGAGAACGTGCCCGAGACCGCGGCGGCGGGTCTGCTGCGGCCGGATTACCTGCTTTGCGGCACCCAGTTCGGTCTCAGCCTCCGCCGTCACCGCGTCTTCGAGACGTCCTGGGGCGGGGGCGGGGACCTAGTCCCGCCCTGCTGGCACCGCAAGGGACTGCTCGCCTTCGAGCACAAGGGCGAGCGCGCCTACGCCGACGCCATGGGCTGCACCTGGATGACCAACCTCGAAGCCCGAAAAGCCGTACCCCCCGCCTACACCCGCTTCATCGCCGCCCAGTACCTGGCCCTGGAAGGAAGGACCGCCGCGTGA
- a CDS encoding HNH endonuclease, whose protein sequence is MATTWFVLAVGAERVHGGNDGYDDDPARHYSWDSTVPQHANLAAGDLIALWDKKKLLGISVIERIDVGSEIKSTYFHRACNKASFKPLKTGDQRWWCATCRERFNDPGTRTRAVTTYRSHHSRAWQDLSGRLTGPQVRALCDKPASQHAMRPARWEKVRAALLAAGARVPADITDSARVVIRGGHRRASVEVRLGQALFRKRLLEEQGEVCAFSGPAPAAALEAAHLYSYAESGEHHEYGGLLLRRDLHRLFDLGRIAVNPDTATLDVSDDIRSYPLYGQMDGQTLALTLHPQHRVWLGAHWDIHRQDRQQHSNPQSDQL, encoded by the coding sequence ATGGCAACTACGTGGTTTGTGCTGGCGGTGGGCGCCGAGCGTGTGCACGGCGGGAACGATGGCTACGACGACGACCCGGCCCGGCACTACAGCTGGGACAGCACCGTTCCCCAGCACGCCAACCTGGCCGCAGGCGACCTGATTGCGCTGTGGGACAAGAAGAAGCTGCTCGGTATATCCGTCATAGAGCGGATAGACGTGGGCAGCGAGATCAAGAGCACCTACTTCCACCGCGCGTGCAACAAGGCATCCTTCAAGCCGCTCAAGACGGGTGACCAGCGGTGGTGGTGCGCCACATGCCGGGAGAGGTTCAACGATCCCGGCACGCGCACGAGGGCCGTCACGACGTACCGGTCCCACCACAGCAGGGCCTGGCAGGACCTGAGCGGACGTCTGACCGGCCCCCAGGTACGGGCCTTGTGTGACAAGCCGGCGTCGCAGCACGCCATGCGTCCCGCCCGCTGGGAGAAGGTGCGCGCCGCCCTGCTGGCCGCAGGCGCTCGCGTGCCTGCGGACATCACCGACAGCGCACGCGTTGTCATCCGGGGCGGACACCGCCGCGCCTCCGTCGAAGTGCGCCTAGGGCAAGCACTGTTCCGTAAGCGTCTGCTGGAAGAGCAGGGCGAAGTGTGCGCGTTCAGCGGCCCTGCACCAGCCGCCGCACTCGAAGCGGCGCACCTGTACAGCTATGCCGAATCCGGTGAGCACCACGAATACGGTGGTCTGCTGCTGCGCCGCGATCTGCATCGTCTGTTCGACCTGGGCCGCATCGCGGTGAACCCTGATACGGCCACCCTGGACGTCAGTGACGACATCCGCAGCTACCCGCTGTACGGACAGATGGACGGTCAGACCCTTGCCCTGACGCTGCACCCGCAGCACCGCGTGTGGCTCGGAGCCCACTGGGATATCCATCGTCAGGACAGGCAGCAGCACAGCAACCCGCAGTCCGATCAGCTGTAG
- a CDS encoding site-specific integrase, with protein sequence MAKRANGEGSITIRKDGTYHGRVYVTTTSGIRKRVSVYGKTRDEVRQKITELQAQENQGIPVPDTNMNLEDYLTYWLATVVKVNRRPKTYQGYESVARVHLVPGLGRKKIRTLRAAEVRTWLARVASECQCCKHGWDKERPEPECCAAGECCKTLLSRRMVQSIHAVLRNALQNAVREELIVRNVAQLVQVPTPSYDTGKGLSVADARLLLRASGDDRLHAVYVLALVLGMRRGELLGLRWDTVDLDRETLTVERALQRVGGELRLVKPKTLASVRTVPLPPLVVKALAEHRERQAQERAAAGTEWKEQGLVFTSRIGTPLEPDNLRRSWYPLRKRLGLEIRFHDLRHSAVSLLLDIGVPPHIVRQIVGHSDIGVTMKVYAHASLDEQRKALRKLGDTLS encoded by the coding sequence ATGGCCAAGCGTGCCAACGGCGAAGGCAGCATCACCATCCGAAAGGACGGCACGTACCACGGCCGCGTGTACGTGACCACGACGAGCGGCATCCGTAAGCGCGTCTCGGTCTACGGCAAGACCCGTGACGAGGTACGGCAGAAGATCACCGAACTCCAGGCTCAGGAGAACCAGGGCATCCCGGTGCCTGACACGAACATGAACCTGGAGGACTACCTCACCTACTGGCTCGCCACGGTGGTCAAGGTCAACCGGCGCCCCAAGACCTACCAGGGCTACGAGAGTGTGGCGCGTGTCCACCTCGTTCCGGGACTGGGCCGGAAGAAGATCCGAACCCTACGGGCCGCCGAGGTCCGGACGTGGCTCGCTCGCGTTGCATCCGAGTGCCAGTGCTGCAAGCACGGCTGGGACAAGGAGCGCCCGGAGCCGGAGTGCTGCGCGGCGGGCGAGTGCTGCAAGACCCTGCTGTCCCGCCGCATGGTGCAGTCCATTCACGCCGTACTCCGCAACGCGCTGCAGAACGCCGTGCGGGAGGAACTGATCGTGCGGAACGTCGCCCAGCTCGTACAGGTCCCCACGCCCTCGTACGACACCGGGAAGGGGCTGAGCGTCGCCGATGCACGGCTTCTGCTCCGTGCATCCGGAGACGACCGGTTGCACGCCGTCTACGTGCTGGCCCTGGTCCTGGGGATGCGGCGCGGCGAGTTGCTGGGGCTTCGGTGGGACACGGTCGACCTCGACCGAGAGACGCTCACCGTGGAGCGAGCGCTACAGCGCGTCGGGGGAGAGCTGCGACTCGTCAAGCCAAAGACCCTGGCATCCGTCCGCACGGTTCCGCTGCCGCCCCTCGTGGTGAAGGCGCTCGCCGAGCACCGTGAGCGGCAGGCACAGGAGCGGGCCGCCGCCGGCACGGAGTGGAAGGAACAGGGCCTGGTCTTCACGTCCCGCATCGGCACCCCGCTGGAGCCAGACAACCTCCGGCGTAGCTGGTACCCGCTCCGGAAGCGTCTCGGTCTGGAGATCCGGTTTCACGATCTCCGGCACTCGGCCGTGTCGCTCCTGCTGGACATCGGGGTGCCGCCCCACATCGTCCGGCAGATCGTTGGACACAGCGATATCGGGGTGACCATGAAGGTCTACGCACATGCCTCCCTGGACGAACAGCGGAAGGCGCTCCGGAAACTGGGTGACACTCTCTCCTGA
- a CDS encoding FtsK/SpoIIIE domain-containing protein has product MGDTVVHLYKTPDPDDSGGSVAGEGSTLTLVTDPPAEPAAPVLPLWVRSSRAIKTAVTHETTRTAARAMARHSLYVAGGARIVARRTWDGRTAARYERMIRAAEAAGNHEAAAEWEERGQRYREARHRRRMDLLHSPLDAAKGAAVSAGMGIGGLVLLGIAMAVATKDPTEVVTPLMAVIKFINLMITIVRVVWGPAITIGPFLVLLALWSVGAHQHAAPQWALPATIRNGEGEPITPSIVVKALRDLGVPALRKAITEMGDAGASMLSPIVIAGCGVEVDVTLPSGVSTNEVQQRRRKLAENLSRHEHEVFITIPQAARTVRLWIADSGALDEPIGPSPLVTDATLTANYKTGKAPWGEDLRGDAAALSLYQRHLLVTGLSNQGKTAALRALALWAALDRTVEFRIADLKGAGDWAMFDGLATVLIQGPADEQVIEATEMVEGLVEEMNRRIEVRRSNPGAVFEPLIGIVDEAQVAFMCPAVDEDKRPYGGSKATSRYFMAVRKVHNQGRVVDVLMWEGTQDPTDQNLPKLVREGAHTRASLALGTESQSRMALGDKAVDGGAAPHLLRQGLDKGTLVVASDGIEIPKGQSSITVRTHFIDDEGATAITDRAKALRTGVVTLHAIERDKERDPLADIAAVVGTDARVRTQEVITRLAGLNPEAYGGWSFLDLKRVMDGTGAEPYKSDGVMVISRDRLAHALADRDDTGSASAS; this is encoded by the coding sequence ATGGGCGACACCGTCGTTCACCTCTACAAGACCCCCGACCCCGACGACTCCGGAGGCTCCGTGGCCGGTGAGGGGTCGACTCTGACTCTCGTCACCGACCCACCGGCCGAACCGGCGGCACCGGTGCTGCCGTTGTGGGTCCGCTCCAGCCGCGCCATCAAGACCGCCGTCACCCACGAGACGACCCGGACCGCCGCCCGCGCCATGGCCCGCCACAGCCTGTACGTGGCCGGCGGCGCGCGGATCGTGGCCCGCCGTACCTGGGACGGCCGTACCGCCGCCCGGTACGAGCGGATGATCCGGGCGGCGGAGGCCGCGGGCAACCACGAGGCGGCTGCCGAGTGGGAAGAGCGCGGGCAGCGCTACCGCGAGGCACGCCACCGCCGCCGCATGGACCTGCTGCACTCCCCGCTGGACGCCGCCAAGGGCGCGGCCGTCAGCGCCGGTATGGGCATCGGCGGCTTGGTGCTGCTCGGTATCGCGATGGCGGTAGCGACCAAGGACCCGACCGAGGTCGTCACGCCGCTCATGGCGGTCATCAAGTTCATCAACCTGATGATCACGATCGTGCGAGTGGTGTGGGGGCCCGCGATCACGATCGGCCCGTTCCTCGTCCTGCTGGCGCTGTGGTCGGTCGGTGCCCACCAGCACGCCGCCCCGCAGTGGGCCCTGCCCGCCACCATCCGCAACGGCGAGGGCGAGCCGATCACCCCGTCCATCGTGGTCAAGGCCCTGCGTGACCTCGGGGTTCCCGCGCTGCGCAAGGCCATCACGGAAATGGGCGACGCCGGCGCGTCGATGCTGTCCCCGATCGTGATCGCCGGATGCGGCGTCGAGGTCGACGTCACCTTGCCCTCCGGGGTGTCCACGAACGAGGTGCAGCAGCGGCGCCGCAAGCTCGCCGAGAACCTCTCCCGGCATGAGCACGAGGTGTTCATCACCATCCCGCAGGCGGCGCGCACGGTGCGGCTATGGATCGCCGATTCCGGCGCGCTGGATGAGCCGATCGGCCCGTCCCCGCTGGTCACCGACGCCACCCTGACCGCCAACTACAAGACCGGCAAGGCCCCCTGGGGTGAGGATCTGCGCGGGGATGCCGCCGCGCTGAGCCTGTACCAGCGGCATCTGCTGGTCACGGGTCTGTCCAACCAGGGCAAGACCGCCGCGCTGCGCGCGCTCGCCCTGTGGGCGGCTCTGGACCGAACAGTGGAATTCCGGATCGCCGACCTCAAGGGCGCAGGCGACTGGGCCATGTTCGACGGCCTGGCAACCGTGCTCATCCAGGGTCCGGCCGATGAGCAGGTCATCGAGGCCACCGAGATGGTTGAGGGCCTGGTGGAGGAGATGAACCGTCGGATCGAGGTCCGCCGCTCCAACCCCGGCGCGGTGTTCGAACCGCTCATCGGCATCGTGGACGAAGCACAGGTGGCGTTCATGTGCCCGGCCGTGGACGAGGACAAGCGGCCCTACGGCGGATCCAAGGCCACCAGCCGGTACTTCATGGCCGTCCGCAAGGTCCACAACCAGGGCCGCGTGGTCGACGTGCTGATGTGGGAGGGCACCCAGGACCCCACCGACCAGAACCTTCCCAAGCTCGTGCGCGAGGGCGCCCACACCCGCGCCTCCCTCGCCCTGGGTACCGAGTCTCAGTCCCGCATGGCACTCGGGGACAAGGCCGTCGACGGCGGCGCCGCCCCGCACCTGCTGCGTCAGGGCCTGGACAAGGGAACCCTGGTCGTCGCCTCCGACGGCATCGAGATCCCCAAGGGCCAGTCGTCCATCACCGTGCGCACGCACTTCATCGACGACGAGGGCGCCACCGCCATCACCGACCGGGCCAAGGCCCTGCGTACCGGCGTCGTCACCCTGCACGCCATCGAGCGCGACAAGGAGCGGGACCCGCTCGCCGACATCGCGGCCGTGGTCGGCACCGATGCCCGCGTGCGCACGCAGGAGGTCATCACCCGGCTCGCCGGCCTCAACCCGGAGGCGTACGGCGGCTGGTCGTTCCTCGACCTCAAGCGCGTCATGGACGGCACCGGGGCCGAGCCCTACAAGTCCGACGGCGTGATGGTCATCAGCCGTGACCGCCTCGCCCACGCCCTCGCCGACCGCGACGACACCGGTTCCGCTTCCGCTTCCTGA
- a CDS encoding DUF6284 family protein: protein MEHIVTVQDAVTAFADFMEPTDAELDAIEQEMPAILADVDLLDAQIITLDRTPSELDARRIRRARRRVLAERATLANRTATASLPGGAA, encoded by the coding sequence ATGGAGCACATCGTCACTGTTCAGGACGCTGTTACCGCGTTCGCCGACTTCATGGAGCCGACGGATGCGGAGCTGGACGCGATCGAACAGGAGATGCCCGCGATCCTCGCGGACGTCGACCTGTTGGACGCGCAGATCATCACCCTGGACCGCACCCCGAGTGAGCTGGATGCCCGCCGGATCCGCCGGGCCCGCCGCCGGGTGCTGGCGGAGCGGGCGACGCTGGCGAACCGCACGGCCACGGCGAGCCTGCCGGGTGGCGCGGCATGA
- a CDS encoding bifunctional DNA primase/polymerase, whose protein sequence is MKTTLLHAALQAAEQGWHVFPLRPGTKRPALHGEQACPRTGPCSSGHLKWEQRATTDPDRIHAAWSRAPFNVGIATGPSGLLVVDLDVPKDKGSSDAPCGAATFGALCERAGHAVPATYRVRTASGGRHLYFSAPPGVRLANTAGTVGGLVDTRAWGGYVVAAGSITPAGAYESLCGLETAVLPEWLQTILQPAPARPVGPLRLPAVDGSRAALAALEAECAVVAAAPERQRNNTLNRCAFKVGRFVAWGDLPRHVAEEAFQGIGEAAGLTAAECRTTIRSALDSSISKARPRDAA, encoded by the coding sequence GTGAAGACCACCCTGCTGCATGCCGCGCTGCAGGCCGCCGAACAGGGCTGGCACGTCTTCCCGCTCCGCCCCGGCACGAAGCGGCCTGCCCTGCACGGCGAACAGGCCTGCCCGCGTACCGGGCCATGCTCGAGCGGCCACCTGAAGTGGGAGCAGCGCGCCACCACCGACCCCGACCGCATCCATGCGGCCTGGTCACGGGCGCCGTTCAACGTCGGTATCGCCACTGGTCCATCCGGGCTGCTGGTCGTTGACCTGGACGTGCCCAAGGACAAGGGCAGTTCGGACGCGCCTTGCGGCGCGGCGACCTTTGGAGCGCTCTGCGAGCGCGCCGGGCACGCCGTCCCGGCCACCTACCGGGTGCGGACCGCGAGCGGCGGGAGGCATCTGTACTTCAGCGCCCCGCCCGGCGTCCGTCTGGCCAACACGGCTGGAACCGTAGGGGGGTTGGTGGACACCAGGGCATGGGGTGGGTACGTGGTCGCCGCCGGCAGTATCACGCCCGCCGGAGCGTACGAGTCGCTGTGCGGCCTTGAGACGGCCGTACTGCCCGAGTGGCTGCAAACCATCCTGCAACCGGCCCCCGCGCGGCCTGTGGGCCCGTTGAGGCTGCCTGCGGTGGACGGCAGCCGCGCGGCACTGGCCGCGCTGGAAGCCGAATGTGCGGTCGTGGCCGCCGCCCCCGAGAGGCAGCGCAACAACACGCTGAACCGGTGCGCCTTCAAGGTGGGGCGGTTCGTCGCGTGGGGCGACCTCCCCCGGCACGTGGCGGAGGAGGCCTTCCAAGGGATCGGCGAGGCGGCTGGACTCACCGCTGCCGAGTGCCGCACCACCATCCGCAGCGCCCTGGACAGCTCCATCAGCAAGGCCCGACCCAGGGACGCGGCATGA
- a CDS encoding pRL2-8, with translation MTAQQTPPGQCPQCWQHAYDRRIHRKLGPREDCSQCVDHMVNGCPYIVPKKESRWW, from the coding sequence ATGACCGCGCAGCAGACGCCTCCGGGTCAGTGCCCGCAGTGCTGGCAGCACGCCTACGACCGGCGCATCCACCGCAAGCTGGGGCCCCGCGAGGACTGCTCGCAGTGCGTGGACCACATGGTCAACGGCTGCCCGTACATCGTGCCGAAGAAGGAATCCCGCTGGTGGTGA
- a CDS encoding helix-turn-helix domain-containing protein, with amino-acid sequence MSTALPPSHEALTVPEVMAALRLSRFKVYDLIRSKQLPSFTIGRARRVPADALRTYIQNRLGDDD; translated from the coding sequence ATGAGCACCGCCCTGCCCCCGAGCCACGAGGCGCTCACGGTCCCCGAGGTCATGGCCGCACTGCGGCTGAGCCGCTTCAAGGTCTACGACCTCATCAGGTCCAAGCAACTCCCGAGCTTCACCATCGGCCGCGCCCGACGCGTACCGGCCGATGCCCTCCGCACCTACATCCAGAACCGTTTGGGAGACGACGACTGA
- a CDS encoding Pycsar system effector family protein encodes MNPTTGQSLIAAHAEVKAEIARTDSKTSLLLAFVGAVLAGAWSVGHGMTLTRPALIVGGVGMGLLLVAAGLLLRSVRPNLGGGHGFPLWATLTPDQITDALSQDLAADVAGLSRLAVAKFTCLRRAVDLTLTGGALLVLAAVLAFGGAA; translated from the coding sequence ATGAACCCCACCACCGGACAGAGCCTGATCGCCGCGCACGCCGAGGTGAAGGCGGAGATCGCGCGGACCGACAGCAAGACCAGTCTTCTGCTGGCGTTCGTCGGCGCGGTGTTGGCCGGTGCGTGGAGTGTCGGCCACGGCATGACGCTCACCCGCCCCGCCCTCATCGTCGGCGGCGTCGGCATGGGGCTGCTGCTGGTCGCGGCGGGGCTGCTGCTGCGGTCGGTCCGCCCGAACCTGGGCGGTGGGCACGGCTTCCCGCTGTGGGCCACCCTGACCCCCGATCAGATCACCGACGCCCTCTCTCAGGATCTGGCCGCCGACGTCGCGGGCCTGTCCCGTCTGGCCGTCGCCAAGTTCACCTGCCTGCGCCGCGCGGTCGACCTGACCCTTACCGGCGGTGCCCTGCTGGTCCTGGCCGCAGTGCTGGCGTTCGGGGGTGCGGCGTGA
- a CDS encoding DNA cytosine methyltransferase has protein sequence MTQPTDIRRVRGHRPRLLDLFCCQGGAAKGYADAGFDVTGVDKERQPRYPYRFVQADAIAFVLEHGTGFDFIHASPPCQHDSDCQRIQGREHPDLIAPTRAALETAGRPWVMENVGGALPKLRGPVMLCGQMFRLENYRHRFFEPGGGFTLDQPGHPAHLVPQAKMGRPVPPGHYGQFVGNFSGVALARRVLGVPWMNRDGIRECIPPAYTHHIGTAALALLATDRLGVAA, from the coding sequence ATGACCCAACCCACCGACATCCGGCGAGTGCGCGGCCACCGGCCGCGTCTGCTGGACCTGTTCTGCTGCCAAGGTGGCGCCGCCAAGGGCTACGCCGACGCCGGGTTCGACGTGACTGGCGTCGACAAGGAGCGGCAACCACGCTACCCGTACCGGTTCGTGCAGGCCGACGCCATCGCGTTCGTGCTGGAGCACGGGACAGGATTCGACTTCATCCACGCCTCACCGCCATGCCAGCACGATAGCGACTGCCAGCGGATCCAGGGGCGCGAGCACCCCGACCTGATCGCCCCTACCCGCGCCGCGCTGGAGACGGCCGGGCGGCCGTGGGTGATGGAGAACGTGGGCGGAGCGCTGCCCAAGCTGCGTGGTCCGGTGATGTTGTGCGGGCAGATGTTCCGGCTGGAGAACTACCGGCACCGCTTCTTCGAGCCCGGCGGAGGCTTCACCCTCGACCAGCCCGGCCACCCCGCCCACCTGGTCCCGCAGGCCAAGATGGGCCGCCCGGTCCCGCCCGGCCACTACGGCCAGTTTGTCGGCAACTTCTCCGGCGTCGCCCTCGCCCGCCGGGTGCTGGGGGTGCCGTGGATGAACCGCGACGGCATCCGCGAGTGCATCCCGCCGGCCTACACCCACCACATCGGCACGGCCGCGCTCGCCCTGCTCGCTACGGACCGCCTGGGGGTGGCCGCATGA